TACATTGGACCCAAGTCTTTTCTGAGTTTAGGTGTTCACTTATAGGAGGGGCACAGTGTTTTGGTTGAAATGTTTCTTTTCGGTATTGCAAGTGTGCGTGGGGGGGTTATGTGACACCCCTTGGGTGCCTCTTGTAGTGACCCCTGTTTTGCATAAGGCTGTGTGTGATCCGTGATAGAGGAGTCAGCCTGTGTCAACAACCCTCTTCTCACAGCCTGCCCTTCACAGTTCTGCTCTGTTACTACTCTGTTTGTTAAATGTGTAAGAGCTTTTCTGTGGCTTCCCCCGATAAACAGATCAGACTATTAAACGCCAGCCTGGTCCAGAGAAGTTTTCAACCTCAGCCCATGGAGAGGTGTCTTTAACCTGGAACCTTACTGGTTACTTTTACTTCGAGACCATGGACATGGCAAACTAAGGAAGCACTGACCAGTTTTCTCTGGCATTGACTCTGGGTACGGGATATCTGGATGTTGTCAAATGTGGCTGCTTTacgtatattttctttctttctttctgtttttcttttttggtttttagagacagggtttctctgtgtctttggcTGTCctttaactcactctgtagaccaagctggcctcgaactcacagagatccgcctgcctctgcctcccgagtgctgggattaaaggtgtgggccaccatacccagctgaaTGTAAATTCTAAACGGAAGGGCCCCAGAGCTTAGGAAAAAAAGCTGCCAACAGCTGCTAGGAGGAAAGCTCACTCACTGATAGGAATAAAGACACACTTCCAGGAGAAGGGTAGGCCAGGCCCTTCCCAGGGGTGGCAATGCTCCAAAGGAAAGTTCAAGCTTAGGCCGGAGCCTCTGAGATAAAGACTGTCAGATTGTTGTGCCACATCTGATTCTGACCATGCTCTCCCCAGGCCAGCTCAGCATTGTTCAGTACGCAGATGAGAGAAGGCAAGGTCTTGGTCTgtggaaagggaaaaaagggaagcaggaaggaggaAATAGATAAGGAAGTAGGCGGTGTTAGCTGCAAGAGTCTTTGGGTCACGTTTGAACCAGGCCTGGAAGGAATGACCAGATGCAGTTGGTGGGAACAGAGGCCGCAGGAGCAGTGAGGGGAAGTCAAGGTTCTGAGGGAGGTCAGCATTGCCCCTCCAGACTCAAGCTGCTCCTTGTGACGAATGCTGAGGCAGTGCTGGGGCATTTTCCAAAGCCCCCTCTGGATAGGAGGGTGATCTAGTAGTAGTGTCACCCCACTGATTGCCTGGGTTAATGGGGCTTGCAATATCCTTTTCCTCCTTCAATGCTatatgtgtgtctttcccaaagcTGCACATTCCGTTGAAGACAATCTTCCCCAAAAGATGAGGAACAGTCTTCGGTCAAGAGTATATAAGTAGTTGTGCTAACCTATAAATGATCCATTTATAGGAGAACATAGGATAGTCAACTTTCCAAGGCTGCAGATACAGCAAAATAAGGCTCTGTACTgtagggtttgttgttgttgttgtttatttaactCTTTGAGGGccttccacccagctcccaaataaatatgtgaacttattcttacttatgaatgcctggccttagcttggcttgtttctagccagcttttctaacttaaattatcttgtttctctttaactacattttacctctgtgatttttccttttttttttttaataaaatacttaaatttttttcaataaaaaattggtTGTAGTATTATCAGTAACAGATAAAAGGGGACATTACATAtgataaaaaaaagttttccaagGAAACTGTCTGTAAATGTAAATGTTATGTCTAACTATAGATCTTCAAGCCATAGGAAGACAGATCTTAAGGGAGACACGGGTAGCCGCAAATACAATTGAAAGTATCTGTTATGAagtttacctttctttattctgtatatctttctttcctccttactccgtggctggctgggtgCCTGGTCTCTGAggtcctcttctctttttctcactcCTCGCCCTTTACCCCAGacttctcttatttattctctgccctccagccccacccatccctctctcctgcctcgctattggccattgagctccttattagaccaccaggtgttttagacaggcacagtaacacagcttcacagagttcaacaaatgcaacataaaagaatgcaacgcatctttgcatcattaaacaaatgttctacagcataaaggaatgtaatacatcttaaactaatattccacaacactacaCATGGGTATCTGCCTGTTTTTTTGGAAAGGAGAATCAGTTAGTCCATCTCTCACCTGGATTTTTCTTTAGCTTGGCCAGTGCAATTTCCTGAAGGCCAGTGAGTTTGGGAACTAACTCTTGGGGCTTCTCTTCCAAGCTGTGTGTCCATCCATGGCCTTGAACTAAGTAATGGGAGTGTGGATGATACAACTTGTTCTTTGGGCAGAATGGAACATTCCGTTTTCTTTTGACCAGGAGCAGTTTAATTTGACAAGTCCTTACCTCTTGTCACAGTGCTTGTGGGCTCTTCCTTTGGGTTGGGAACCTGCGGCAGTGTGCTCAGTGGTTCTTGGCTTTTATGCTGTGTCCCTTGAAGAAAGGATAACTTGGGCTCCCAGTTCCTGTGTTTATTAATCACATGGTTACTCTTTGGTATTACATGAGTGGAAAACATCCCCATAGAGGCACATCCCAACTGTGTGTGTGGCAgctgcctataatctcagtgcttgggaggcagagctaggggatAGGAAGCTTGCTAGGTAAACTGGCTGAGTCAGCAAGCCTgggcttcagtgagagaccctgcctgagtATATGAAGTAGAGAACGATTATGAAAGGCAGCTGAACTCaacctggcctccacacacactggCTGTgcggtccaggctggcctccaattcacagagattcatctgccactgctttccaagtgctggggctgaaggggtgtaccaccatgcccagttataGTAGACATTTTGAAATagtagaaaagtaaaaagaatcaCAATTTAACAGTCTTTGTTAAAACAGTGTACTGTGCGTGCATAAATGCTTCACAACAATGAATTATGGGTAGACTTTTGGCACTTGGCTTTGTATTTAATCTATATGAGAAATCTTAGGCAGAATGACAGATGTCATTGTACAGTGGCCAGGCTGGATACTGCTTTTTTGCACCCTGAAAATTATCCCTCCTGGTGGTTGCTGCTCCCTTCACAGGGACAGGAGATGGGCAGATTAGGTTGGGAAAAATCTTTGAGACTGTCATAGGGTGGCACACTCTCAGGTCCTCCCAGAGAGCATTCAGGATGGGTGAAGGACCACAGGGCCACTGCTTCCCAGCCCCTGGTACAAGGAGGAGACAGCATGGCTTGAGAGCTGTGCTCTGAGCTCACAGAATGTTGAGGGGGACCTGAACATCATACTTTGTCTTTACTGCTGAAGGTTTGGGGTCCTGCTACTGTTAGTCATGGTGGAATTGGCTCTGCCTTTTGGGGTATTTGAGGTCCTGAGCTGTCTTTCCCTTCCGTTTTGAGGTGAGTCTCCAGTCTAAACCAGAAAGGACAGGACTTTGCATCAAGCTGCCCGCTAGTTAAGGAAGGCCTACCTACAGTATGACCTAAGATGGTCTTCAGGGAGCTTGCCAGGTGGCTCAATTGTCTTGTTGTGCTCAGTTCCAAGTGTCGTTCGGATGTAATCTGAATCTCTCTATAACTTTACTTTCCAATGCCCTCACCATGTTCAGTTATGAGCCCCTCACAGGACCCTGGCAAGTGGACGAGGTGGGATGATGGCCTCTTCCAAATCACTGCTTTGAGGTTGTTGTGACCAACCTGATGGCTTCCTTCCGCTTCCATGGTCCTGTCTTCCAGTCCtgccccactccatccctgttcatCAAACCCGGCTGAGTCAGCCTGAAGCCAAGCCAGCCTGTGAGCTCATCTCTCGAGAACTGTCAGCTGTTCCCCTTGCTCTCAGGAAATGTCAGCCTCTTGGCTCCGCGTGTGCCGTCTGTTCACCTTCCACCTGCCACGGCTCTGGCGGCCTACCCTGAGACCGAACTCCCTTCCTGCAGCTCTTCCCACTTGCCtgccactgtctgtctgtctgtccaggccTAGCTGAAGTATCACCGTGTCAGCCAGCCTTCTCTGGTATTCCTTCACCCAAGGACAGTGCTTCAAAACTCCcgaagggtttttctttttcgagaAGCCCTTATTCTGCCTTTGTTGTACTCCAGTAGGAAGCGTCTCTCTGTGGGCTCTTGGCTTACAGGTGGGACTAGTCTTTGGATCCTTTCAAGCTCCATCCGGAAACACTGTGGCCTCTACTGTCCATGTGAGTGAAGGGAAGCAGGAGAGCCAGTGGCAGAGCTGCTGGACTTTTTCTGTGGTACTGGGAGTGGAACCCAGAACTGGTGCATGCTGGgcagggctctgccactgagctccagccccaCAGCTGAGCCAGAGCTAGTTTGAAGTGCTCTTGCCTGCAGCCCGCCgccgccttctcctcctcctcctcctcctcctcctcctcctcctcctcctcctcctcgcagGTTTCCCAGGAGTATATACCTACCGTCACGACCTCTTGGAAGGCACCTGGGCTCTGGGGCTCTGCCTTCATCTTCTTCTGTTCCCCACCTCCCAGGTCCCGGTCACCATGACATCCCTGCGGCTGCTCAGAGCTcccttcctgtgtgtcctgctctGGGCCTGTAGTGCTCCAGGTGCCAGGGCCCATGAGCACGGGGCTGGCAGCCAGCATGGCAGCGTGGGTTTGGACAAGAACACAGTGCACGACCAAGAGTATGTATTccactggggctggggctggggctgggccccCCCTCACCTGCGGCTACAGCCCAAAGGGCACCCCACCTTCTTGCCCTTCGTGCCCATTCATAGGGCTCCTGGACATTTTTCAAGGGTGGTGTTTATCCCTTGGGACTCCTATCATCTCACAGGTGGAGGCTCTTGAAGCCTAAATGCAGTGAGTTGTCAGAATGTAgtcttcctctttttcccctcccccacccaacaCAGACTCTATTATGGCTTCCTGATTCTGACAAGATTTTTTTAGTGACACATTCAAACACCAAATCTCTGTTGGCCAGTAAGTTTCACACATACTTTGTTACCCAttttttctgagatggggtctcagtatgtagccttggctggtctagaacttgctgtgtagaccaggcctctaactctcagagatctgtctgcctctgcctcctgagtctaatctttttttaaaatcactttttgAATTGGTGGCTCAAAAACATTGTAAGCAAATTCTGACAGAAAAGAGAAGGTACCTCTGTCCCCCGAAGCAGGTGGCCCTGGCTGTATGCTGTGTCCTTGAATGTGGTCTGTTTCTGCACTGGGCACAGTTTCCCTTCTCAGCCTTCTTCAGGTTTTGGCATGTTCTGATTGTTGGCTTCCAGGCATATCATGGAACATCTAGAAGGTGTCATCGACAAACCAGAGAACGAGATGTCCCCTCAAGAGCTGCAGCTCCACTATTTCAAAATGCACGATTACGATGGCAATAATTTGCTTGACGGCTTAGAACTCTCCACGGCCATCACTCATGTCCATAAGGAGGTAGGTCGGGGAGTTCAGTGGGGTGTCTGGGAGACTGGTGCCCAGGCTTGGTGACTGGCTCTGTGCTCGCCCCAAGCTGTGcttccctgcttcttcctgcctctccccacctccccggAGAGGCCGAGCTGGAGGGTCCAGCCTGAGAAGGCAAGCACAGGAAGAGGCTATTTCATCTGAAGAATGGTCACTCCAGGGTCCCGGGACAGAAGCTTAGGAAGTAGCTGGGGTTGTGTCAGATTGTGTGATGTCTCTCTCAGGCTCCATAGGCACCCTGAGCAGGGGCAGACCCTGCTACTCCTTCCAGCTGAGGGGATTGTGATCGAGATCTTGTGCCTCCAGATTTGATGTCTTCCCTCTGCTcagggggctgggggtggagaggaggaagaggagggccaCCCCAAGCTCGGTGTGGGGTTTacccagagaggaggaagaggagggccaCCCCAAGCTCGGTGTGGGGTTCtcccagagaggaggaagaggagggccaCCCCAAACTTGGTGTGGGGTTCtcccagagaggaggaagaggagggccaCCCCAAGCTCGGTGTGGGGTTTACCCAGAGAGGAGGGCCACCCCAAGCTCGGTGTGGGGTTCtcccagagaggaggaagaggagggccaCCCCAAGCTCGGTGTGGGGTTGGCTCTGGGCAGGAGGGAGCATTGTTTGGGGAGGATCCTGTGTGGTAGGGATGGTGCGTGAGGGGGACTAGTGCCTGGGGAGGGGTTGGGGCCCAGCAGTCCTGGCGGCACATGAGGTCGTGGCAGCCAGAGATGTGGAAGACAGATGTGGGAGATGTGGCCAGGGAGAGCTGGCCGCGTGAGAATGCGGCTTCGCAGCCGGCGCAGCCCTCCCTGCCCCAGCTTTCAGAGCGGACGGTGATTGCTCTTCAGAGAGCGTGCTCTCTAACGGTTGGCGGCGTTTTCTCCCTCGTGTCCTGACCCtgagctgcccagcatgccaCTGTGTGCCTTTTCTTTGGACGGGTACATAGATCATGGGTTCTGACAGACAATTCTTTGTAATCCAGACCGGGCTTTCTACAGCGGCTAGAAATTACTTTCATGACTAAAAAAGTAAACAGtaattttttaagcaaaaaagCAAGGACCTGTTTTGGTCCCATCTTTCTTGTAACTGGCATGTAGTTTCTCACGTGGATTTTTATAAATTGGCACTGTCTGACGTATGGTCTGAGTCTGGACTCCTAGAAGTGGCCACATGTTAATTACCTGGGAAGCGTCTAGATACGTCGCCCAGGATCTTTTAGGCATTTGCTAGTGCACCCCTGTAATTCTGCACCTCGCCATCTCACTCACTTTCTCGCAGGAGGGCAGTGAGCAGGTGCCAGTCATGAGCGAAGATGAGCTGATGAACATCATAGATGGCGTCCTGAGAGACGATGACAAGAACAATGATGGCTACATCGACTATGCTGAGTTTGCAAAGTCACTGCAGTAGATGCGTTCGGCTCGCTAGTTGTACCCCAATGTGACCCTTGAAAATGTGATGGGACGTGTCTGGTGATGCAAACAACTCATTTCCATCTACTGCTACCACACTTGGGTGAGATCTTGTGGCAGTTTGGTACACTGGGGCGGGAGGAAGCCGGAAGGAATACCGAGAGAAGAGAATGGGACAGGCCTCGGTCCCAAGTGCTTTTCAGCTTGGGCTGCTGCTGGATGAGAAAAACCGAAGGGTGTTTGGATGTGACTCCCAAGCCCTCAGGAATTTGACTGTCGGACGCCACTCTAATTTCTTGATGTTAATTCATGCTACCTGAAAAGTAAAGACTGCTCTGCCAAGTGGACAGACACACTGCTCAGTAACAATGGAGGGAAAACGTGAAAGCTGCATGTTTTCCCTAGTGGGTCCTGTCTCCAGGCAAGTGTGATCAGTATTCTGTTCCCCTGGCGCACAGCATGCTTTGGGCAAGTGGCTATATGCTAGCGTATATTAAAACCACAGCATAAAAAGAATGTCACCCATTGAGTTCAGCTGGATGCAGAGTCTTAAGATTCTGTATCCACTGGCAGTTTGGAGATGAGACACCACTGGCCTAAATAATTAGCCTTTTTCAGTTCTTCAGTATTTTATACAACTACTGCCACAGCCAGCCTGGAAGAGACCTTGAAGTTGAGAGTGTTCTCTAATCATATCCACTGTTTGAGCGTTCTTATTCTTGTATTTCATCCTTTCTTCTAAGGCTCCCTCCATGGTGTATGAACTATTAGCTTGACACTGCAGGGTTAAACTATTAGCTGGTCTAGCCTGAGTGAGACCCTAAAAGATCAGTCACTCAGAATGGTGATTAACCTCATCCAAGTTTTTgaaggaatgttttaaaaattacctcTTTGAGCCTGAATATGAGAATTTGTTTCCTTTCAGGGAAGATCAGAAAAGGAAGCCTAAAGCCCTTTAGCATTGTGAATCTTAGTAGTAGCTGAAAGGGAAGCAGCCACATGATGTAATTTGCTTTGTGGGATGTGATAGACACACTATAAAAGAGAATCATCTAGAATGATGGCAGGATCGGAAAAAGAAACTCAATCAGATTTGCTTTAAGACGTATAGagacttattttctttattaaagtaTTCTTGTAAGAAAACTTAAGTATTTGTAAGACGGTTTCCTGTGTCAAGTATTTGTGCAATCAGAGCTGACTTGTAAACTATTCTTGTAATATCTGattattttgaaagatttatatAATGAACTCGGGCTATCTGACAATAAAATGGATGAAAAACCAGGAATAGCCGATTCTGTCCCCTTCCGGCTGAAGGAAGTCACTTTTGAATCTCCGCTCTCCAGGCCACATTCTGACTGTGTCTCTAGGGCAGGTGACAACGGCGTTTCCCTTGAGTCTGGTGACCTTTTTAGTTAGATCACATTATCAGAGCAGTCCCAGGTCCAAGTGTCAAGCAGTCTCTCTGGCATTCTGAAAAGGACACACTTCGTTCTGCCTGTTGACAAAAGTTCTGTTCCCacctccactcccccccccccccccccatacacacacaccaaagaccTTTGGACTGTGACTGGCTGTCAGGTACAGCCGCCCTCTGGACTAGAAGAATCTTGCTGTCTGGCAGCTGGGAAGGGAGTCATCAGGGATGGAGAAAAGGGCCTTCAAAGATAGAATTGGACCATCAAGCAGGCAAGGCAGGGGCCCTTCCTTGATGGCTGGCCGTTCATACTTACTTCACATTACCGCTATGGTCCCGTTTGCTTGCCTTTCTTGATGGGAGAGGGTACAGGACATTAGGGACACAGCCTGAATTGTCACTCTGCACACTCCCCTCACATCTCCTAGGCAAGGCTCTCAGCCTCTGAACACTCCAGGGACATCTGCACACTGCCTGATCTCCAGAATGGAGATGGCATGCCCAGGAGAGGCAGCCAAGTACAAGGATTGAGGATGAACTGAGTTTTGGATTCAGGCCAGCTGCCTCTTACCTGTGAAGTTCTAACCTTCaatttctcatctgaaaaaataACTAAgggaattaagaaaattaaaatcagagaactggggctgggaagacaggTGAGTTGGTAAAATGTACCCTGCAAGTGTGATGACCCAGGCATGATCTTAAGCACCCACATGTGTGGTGTATGGTTGGTACCCTGGcactgcactggggaggcagagactccAGCCTCAGAGGAATTGGCAAGCTCTGGATcccaatgagaccctgtctcaaaaaacaaggtgctGCTCCCAAAGATTAACATCTGGGGTTGACTTCTGGcctgcacaggtgtgtgtgcgcCCATATGCCTGTGCACTTGAACACACATACCTGTCACTTAAGACCTCACGTAGTGTCACTGTAGAGATAGTGAGTCATCAGCTCCCCAGGGACTGCCAGTTCCTCCCTGGAGCAGCTGGGGGCTATCAAGACCCCTCTCTGTGACTCCTCCAGGAGCAGGGCTCAAAGGGTCTCTGTAGTGGagagctgttctgtctatgaccttggaGCACCGCCCCTAGAGATGtagcctacctatgaccttgaagtacctgcccctggggtgtcgCTAGGGgcgacccttaagacctgagccACATGTATGCCAACGTGCTGCTCGCTTCTCTCCCTCATGGCCTTGGATGCTGAGAAGGACCAGGCGGAAGAACGGTGTGGGACTGTACCTTGGCCTTCAGGACCCTACGATAAACCTCCTGAGTTGTAGTGAACCTTCCTCctcccctaataaattccttttccATCCGTGGATTTCTCCTAATCGGTCTCCacttcttacactctttctttccatctatgctgagtgaatgagtgagtgagtgaatgactTCTCAAGAGAGATTCCAAGTCATTCACGTCACATGCAGTCCTGACGAGAGAGACTCTTCATCACACTTGGGACAGGTGACTTCCCTTGCCCACCAGCAATTACCCCTCCGCTCGTCATGAGTGCACAGCAGCAGGCTACCAGCACCTTCCCCGAGTTAGATCTGGGAAAAGAAGGTGTGCCAGAGAATGTGGGACAGCTGTTTGAACATCTGGCTTTTCCTTAAATTCCATTTTGCCAGAGGGTTTTGGACAAGTTTAAGAAAGCAATAAAGACATGTTGTAAAAACAAATGGTGCCGgttggtggtggcggtggcacacgcctttaatcccagcacttgggaggcagaagtgggcagatttgtgagttcgaggccagccttgtctacagagcaagttccggaACAGCTATTtctcagaaaaaccctgtctcatcaaaactgaaataaactggagagatgggtccaGTTCTAGGGATCCAGTTCCCTCTGCTGACCTCCAGTCAACTGCGTGCGTGTGGTGTATATACCCGCAGGTAAGCACTCATAAGCAtctaataaagacaaaaaattattttttaatggtagCAACAAGATCATAGAATGGAGACACGTATTTTCTCACCTGAAGAAATTCTTCAAAGGCAACAAAAAAAGCTCCACCATTTAGCAGACTGGAGACACTCAGACCTTGTTTAGAGTCTTCAGTGAACCTGAAACTTACTGCCTAGACTGGTCAGTGAGCCTCAagtttctcctgtttcttctgagcactgggactacaggtgtccAGTGATAGCCAGCTTTTCACTTGGgggctggggatccgaactcaggacTAGGCCACTGTAGGCTATGAGCTAATGGGGGTTTAGGAACCCATCAGTCATGGGTCAGCAACCCAACCTTGGATTACTGTGGAAGACACTGGGTGGGAAGGAGGTGGCCTTGGTAACCAGAACAGGAACAGAGGCTAGCCCCACAGCTGGTAACCCCCCTGCTTCCAGGGAAGTGGGTTTGCCCGCCCTGTTTCTCCTGACTTACAGTCATAGACAAGGTTAGTCCAGGGCAGGacgttttttttctttaagggatcCAGGCCACAGTGGCAGGGAGGTGTGGGTGGGGGATGTGCTAGCAGGACCCTACCCTTGGTACTCAGTGTGAGCAGACAGTGGATGCTGGAGGTCAGGCCCCACCCAAGATCAGCTGAGGCAGAATGCACTTTGTAACAGATTCTTGGTAATGTGTGTTTGTTGCAGTCTGAGAAGCATGTCCTCATGCCTTTTTAGCAAGAGGCCTAAGCCACCCTGCTCCCTCTCCCTGACAAGGGTGGTTATATTCTCCCTTGGATTCCAGCGGCCTCCTAATGAACTACCACTTTCTAGCTTTGGCCAACTTGGTCATGCGTAACTAAGAGAGTCTCATCCGCACATATGggttgcatgcatgcatgcgtgcgtgtgtgcgtgcgtgcgtgcgtgcgtgcgtgcgtgcgtgcgtatgtGGTGTGTGAAAGTGCAGAGATGAGATGGCCAGGTGACCTTCCCCGACTGCTTCCCAAGTGAAAAAAATCCTTCTAAAATCACATTAGTTTTGCTTCATTCGGCTTTTAGCAATGGGCAGCTCCTCTGATCCTTTCACCCTGGACCCTTTGCTGAGTTGGGCACGGAAGAGTCATAGCACATCCTTGTTTTTACACTTTAATGGACACATGGCCCTAATGGATAATGGTCCACAGTAAGGCAGGATTGAATTTGCCCTAAGGATCCATGGGGCTTTTTGCTTAACTCATAGTGGAAGAATATAATAAGCTTGTCTGAGGCTCATGAAAGGAAAAATGCATTCCCTTTCTTCACTCAAACCTTGTGGGCCCCTGAACACTGTCTAGAAAGGGTCCTGGAACTGAAGTGAGGAAGTCTTGCCCTAA
The nucleotide sequence above comes from Onychomys torridus chromosome 21, mOncTor1.1, whole genome shotgun sequence. Encoded proteins:
- the Mcfd2 gene encoding multiple coagulation factor deficiency protein 2 is translated as MTSLRLLRAPFLCVLLWACSAPGARAHEHGAGSQHGSVGLDKNTVHDQEHIMEHLEGVIDKPENEMSPQELQLHYFKMHDYDGNNLLDGLELSTAITHVHKEEGSEQVPVMSEDELMNIIDGVLRDDDKNNDGYIDYAEFAKSLQ